In the Colletotrichum higginsianum IMI 349063 chromosome 7 map unlocalized unitig_7, whole genome shotgun sequence genome, one interval contains:
- a CDS encoding amidohydrolase 2 has product MSDPLPPLITLEEHFIAPDLFSELSDIYGEQLKYLPDVAARLQDVGPLRLSDMDANRIALQVVSHGPGLASRPPALSRLANDTLARAVRDNPSRLAGFAVLPMADPEAAAAELRRCVRDLGFVGALVDAHLDGTHYDDRRFWPVFAAAAELDVPIYLHPTFPSAGQAAAYGGAYEPGAARSLGTSGFGWHQETGLGVLKLFAAGLFDAVPGLKLIIGHFGEMLPFMKERVDKLSVRWGARERLWRQVWEENIWVTTSGVWGLAPMACLLQNTRVDRILYSVDYPFEKNENGTAWVRELRDSGMVKPEELEMIAYRNAESLLRVRAPDAAGGWKQS; this is encoded by the coding sequence ATGTCAGAcccactgccgccgctcaTCACGCTCGAGGAACACTTCATCGCCCCGGACCTCTTCTCCGAGCTCTCCGACATCTACGGCGAACAGCTCAAGTACCTCCcggacgtcgccgcccgcctgcaGGACGTCGGGCCCCTCCGCCTGTCCGACATGGACGCCAACCGTATCGCGCTCCAGGTCGTCTCTCACGGCCCCGGCCTGGCGTCGCGACCGCCGGCGCTCAGCCGCCTCGCCAACGACACCCTCGCGCGCGCCGTGCGCGACAACCCATCCCGCCTGGCCGGGTTTGCCGTGCTTCCGATGGCCGACcccgaggccgcggccgcggagCTCCGGCGGTGCGTGCGGgacctcggcttcgtcggcgccctggTGGACGCCCACCTCGACGGCACTCACTACGACGATAGGCGATTCTGGCCCGTCTTCGCCGCGGCGGCTGAGCTCGATGTGCCCATCTACCTGCACCCGACCTTCCCGTCGGCGGGCCAGGCGGCGGCCTACGGGGGCGCCTATGAACCCGGCGCTGCGCGGAGCCTCGGGACCAGCGGGTTCGGCTGGCACCAGGAGACAGGACTCGGGGTGCTGAAGCTCTTCGCGGCGGGGCTGTTTGACGCGGTGCCGGGGCTAAAGCTTATCATCGGGCACTTTGGCGAGATGCTGCCGTTCATGAAGGAGCGCGTCGACAAGCTCTCGGTGCGATGGGGCGCGCGGGAGCGGCTGTGGCGGCAGGTCTGGGAGGAGAACATCTGGGTCACGACGAGCGGGGTATGGGGTCTCGCGCCGATGGCCTGCTTGCTGCAGAACACGCGCGTCGACCGCATCCTGTACAGCGTCGACTACCCCTTTGAGAAGAACGAGAACGGGACGGCGTGGGTGCGGGAGCTGCGGGACAGCGGCATGGTCAAGccggaggagctcgagatgATTGCCTACCGGAACGCCGAGAGCCTCCTGCGGGTCAGGGCGCCGGATGCTGCCGGTGGGTGGAAGCAGTCATGA
- a CDS encoding Ribosomal protein L37, giving the protein MTKGTSSFGKRHNKTHTLCRRCGRRSLHIQKHTCSSCGYPSAKTRKCTFSSRRRTQPDSAQSQLETLPPTPTLHLSSTPILHNWSEKAKRRKTVGTGRMRYLKDVSRRFKNGFQTGVPKGSAGPTAQQS; this is encoded by the exons ATGA CGAAGGGTACCTCCTCGTTTGGTAAGAGACACAACAAGACGCACACCTTGTGCCGTCGTTGCG GTCGCCGATCGCTTCACATCCAGAAGCACACCTGCTCCTCCTGCGGTTACCCCTCGGCCAAGACCCGCAAGTGTACGTTTTCCTCACGACGACGAACCCAGCCCGACTCAGCCCAGTCACAACTCGAGACACTTCCTCCCACGCCAACCCTCCATCTTTCCTCCACTCCCATCCTAC ACAACTGGtccgagaaggccaagcgGAGAAAGACCGTCGGTACCGGCCGCATGCGCTACCTCAAGGACGTCTCGCGCCGCTTCAAGAACGGCTTCCAGACTGGTGTCCCCAAGGGCTCCGCCGGCCCCACCGCCCAGCAGTCGTGA
- a CDS encoding 60s ribosomal protein l37 yields MGANNAAEVLRKIQDLNDNHEISIIRLSEPISSAVAQESRQQRTSDASNASQDATTPASLEADLEHYKELFAKLRFSYVEQVTKEKFIRAIVGDPPVIVSPQENLELETANLAAKAQLKALKVEVADMVTELEKKGKELAKRHQSVQLDTAKLKELPDKIADLEERVAELREMQEPGQKPHMNLPLAKTLDLVDEKKRQQQQLDRELEQLQARVPRKRKELERLQAELQPLQAKRQNSTAAAKEAQRRKEGAGGDADDLEERGRWLRASEATLKQMLDIQG; encoded by the coding sequence ATGGGCGCAAACAACGCGGCTGAGGTGTTGCGCAAAATCCAAGACCTCAACGACAATCACGAAATCTCCATCATCAGGCTCAGCGAGCCCATCTCGAGCGCCGTCGCGCAAGAATCACGACAGCAACGAACGTCGGACGCGTCCAATGCTTCTCAAGATGCGACAACACCAGCCAGCCTCGAGGCCGATCTTGAGCACTACAAGGAGCTCTTTGCGAAGCTGCGCTTCTCCTACGTTGAGCAGGTCACCAAGGAAAAGTTCATCCGCGCCATTGTCGGCGACCCGCCTGTCATCGTCTCGCCGCAGGAAAATCTCGAGCTGGAAACGGCAAACCTGGCCGCAAAGGCGCAGCTAAAGGCGctcaaggtcgaggtcgcAGACATGGTAACGGAGCTGGAGAAAAAGGGCAAGGAACTGGCCAAGCGACACCAGAGCGTGCAGCTGGACACGGCCAAGTTGAAAGAACTCCCAGACAAGATTGCCGATTTGGAGGAGCGGGTGGCAGAGCTCAGGGAGATGCAGGAGCCGGGGCAAAAGCCGCACATGAACCTGCCCCTCGCCAAGACACTCGACTTggtggacgagaagaagagacaaCAGCAGCAATTGGACCGCGAGCTGGAGCAACTCCAGGCCAGGGTAccaaggaagagaaaggaacTAGAGAGGTTGCAGGCCGAGCTGCAACCGCTGCAGGCCAAGCGGCAGAATAGCACGGCCGCCGCGAAGGAAGCGCAAAGGCGAAAGGAaggggccggcggcgatgcggaCGATCTCGAGGAGCGGGGTCGGTGGCTGAGGGCGAGCGAGGCGACGCTGAAGCAGATGCTGGACATTCAGGGGTGA
- a CDS encoding Pre-mRNA-splicing factor 38B has product MTNDNLLTDEYVAELLAKEADDCSLKYSSIGMEAFRTDKKPANMPKPNTRFLRHIIKDTNTHNKNLLAKEAAESRARLKDLEHAEEKERRRKAGPQDIRRRQMGDIKAILGDRKERTSRTVRTDEKPRKEDELPPRKRHHREQRSESPERDSNARHHRSRGDGSHPERDERRRHKSDRRRSRSPDEKSRRHRHRSPLAGKDSAPKPRRSDKERSGAEDARDLMSRRHRSRDERTRERPQGGFSIKGSSRRATQEQDSATAGSDSDPLDEFIGPAPPQQVRSRGRGAAAGTSGIDKRFEADYDPKADVEMADTVDAEDWDDAVEAFRDRQKWRQNQEQRMRAAGYTDEMIKKWREGGSGGGGEQRDERDVRWAKAGEKREWDRGKEGGLSGLFSEFN; this is encoded by the exons ATGACAAATGATAACCTCCTTACCGATGAATATGTCGCCGAACTGCTCGCCAAAGAGGCGGACGACTGTTCGCTGAAATACTCCAGTATAGGTATGGAGGCGTTCCGCACCGACAAAAA ACCGGCCAACATGCCTAAGCCGAACACCCGCTTTCTGCGCCACATCATAAAGGACACCAACACGCACAACAAGAACCTCCTCGCTAAAGAGGCCGCAGAGTCCCGCGCACGGCTCAAAGACCTCGAGCatgccgaggagaaggagaggcgGAGGAAGGCAGGTCCTCAGGATATCCGCAGACGGCAAATGGGAGACATCAAGGCTATCTTGGGAGACCGCAAGGAGAGGACGAGCCGCACGGTGCGTACCGACGAGAAGCCGCGCAAGGAGGATGAACTGCCGCCGCGCAAGAGACATCACAGGGAACAAAGAAGCGAGTCACCGGAACGCGACAGCAATGCGAGGCACCACCGAAGCAGGGGGGATGGGTCGCATCCCGAGCGTGATGAGCGCCGACGCCACAAGAGCGACCGGCGTAGGTCACGATCGCCCGACGAGAAGTCTAGGAGACACCGCCACCGATCGCCCCTGGCAGGCAAGGATTCAGCGCCGAAGCCTCGCAGGAGCGACAAGGAGCGCAGTGGAGCCGAAGATGCACGCGATCTGATGTCGAGGAGACACCGAAGCCGAGACGAGAGGACCCGCGAGAGGCCCCAGGGTGGTTTCTCCATTAAAGGCAGCAGCCGGCGTGCGACGCAAGAGCAGGACTCGGCCACAGCGGGATCCGACTCGGACCCGTTGGACGAGTTCATCgggccggcaccgccgcaACAGGTTCGTTCGAGAGGCCGGGGCGCGGCGGCAGGGACGTCAGGCATCGACAAGCGGTTTGAAGCGGACTACGACCCCAAGGCGGACGTGGAGATGGCGGACACGGTCGACGCGGAGGATTGGGACGACGCCGTGGAGGCCTTTAGGGACAGGCAGAAGTGGAGGCAGAACCAGGAGCAGCGCATGCGGGCGGCGGGGTACACGGACGAGATGATCAAGAAGTGGAGGGAGGGCggtagcggcggcggtggtgagCAGAGGGACGAGCGGGATGTGCGGTGGGCCAAGGCTGGGGAGAAGCGGGAATGGGATCGGGGCAAGGAGGGCGGGCTTAGCGGGTTGTTCTCCGAGTTTAACTAA
- a CDS encoding Pa domain-containing protein, protein MRTPRLAILVFFFVASLFLFCRSVFSSPRQNIAVAAAVAAAAPAAVPPSRFQSLFSFNAPFSIFTPNAAITLTDDNSTSFVARPAAFGPNLPNKGLSGQLWIGSGFSDDNLQEGEGEGELGCTDIPGWENGRPNAILKSAAKAMSKADAKPATAAGKPAHHKRGIVDADKDALPAAVAQPNTRLKSKIRPLDDGTDDYLHQGLARKPTPHRDSAMSTESTHADIQSIQEAAEIAGKIVLLSRGGCGFLEKAKWAQRRGAIALIVGDNTKGGPLIQMFARGDTSNVSIPSVFTTRTTAHLLSSLTQPGSFIEDTIDEHGRPALKVLHSDGANRKNRKNKQKAAATTPTPTPKATATPKAKAKAAAATKDKAAKAKQTTTKPRVGFFRWLFSWGRSSGSGDGSIQPPTSGRHNWVLVDDWNEAKDRSISDSLGKAAKRGKDKAPEPSKNEDSFQIGVQDWRDPDLVDAPSTKDKDDKPERAGRTGNVAKAAKDLSGPKGGSITPGSGEYNPDMPPVKAKGPASSGKDSSSHGGIMSKIFGDDDGADFSKEDKPQDPPAPEQPSPDDGHEDDDDDDPIGHDGLWVTITPSSSSSPFFDTLLVLVVSPLITLSVVYALLILRARIRRRRWRAPKSVVERLPVRTYHTVAASPVPSPRIPSPTIATPTTPLLQQTPTRPRPRSRTTTGIPESESLLSVNAALQMPRSPLRPEHEKPNGSYSSEWKKYMGRQVECVVCLEEYVDGVSRVMSLPCGHEFHAECITPWLTTRRRTCPICKGDVVRSLARGSPSSPRYEAYHDDSDDEVEAEASSSRDRGDDVEQGILSPAPRGRQTRPDGWLGMLSGSFGASSRASRSPQQDDRNR, encoded by the exons ATGCGTACTCCCAGACTCGCCattctcgtcttcttcttcgtcgcctcgctcttcctcttctgccgatccgtcttctcgtcgcccCGCCAAAACATCGCCGTTgcagccgccgtcgcagccgccgccccggccgccgttCCGCCCTCGCGATTTCAGagcctcttctccttcaaTGCGCCCTTCTCCATATTCACCCCgaacgccgccatcacccTGACCGACGACAACAGCACCTCCTTCGTTGCCCGCCCCGCAGCCTTCGGCCCGAACCTGCCCAACAAGGGCCTCAGCGGCCAGCTATGGATCGGCAGCGGCTTCTCCGACGATAACCTGCaggagggcgaaggcgagggcgagctcgGCTGCACCGACATTCCCGGCTGGGAGAACGGCAGGCCCAACGCCATCCTCAAgtccgccgccaaggccatgTCCAAGGCCGACGCAAAGCctgccactgctgctggcaaGCCTGCCCACCACAAGCgtggcatcgtcgacgccgacaaggacgccctccccgccgccgtcgcccaaCCCAATACCCGCCTTAAGTCCAAGATCCGCCCCCTCGATGATGGCACCGACGACTACCTCCACCAGGGTCTCGCCCGGAAGCCCACACCCCACCGCGATAGCGCCATGTCCACCGAGTCGACCCACGCCGATATCCAATCGATACAAGAGGCCGCGGAGATCGCCGGGAAGATTGTGCTGCTCAGtcgcggcggctgcggcttTCTTGAGAAGGCCAAGTGGGCCCAGCGACGCGGTGCCATCGCCCTCATTGTCGGCGACAACACAAAGGGCGGCCCCCTGATCCAGATGTTCGCCCGCGGCGACACCTCCAACGTCTCCATCCCCTCCGTCTTCACCACCCGCACCACCGCCCATCTGCTCTCCTCTCTGACCCAGCCCGGCAGCTTCATCGAGGACACCATCGACGAACACGGCCGCCCCGCCCTCAAGGTCCTGCACTCTGATGGCGCGAACCGGAAGAACCGGAAGAACAAGCAAAAGGCCGCTGCGACGACGCCTACTCCGACCCCCAAGGCCACTGCTAcgcccaaggccaaggccaaggccgctgctgccaccAAGGACAAGGCTGCTAAGGCTAAGCAGACGACGACCAAGCCTCGTGTCGGCTTCTTCCGCTGGCTATTCAGCTGGGGTCGCAGCTCGGGctccggcgacggcagcatcCAGCCTCCCACCAGCGGCCGCCATAACTGGGTGCTCGTTGACGATTGGAACGAGGCCAAGGATAGGAGCATCAGTGACAGCCTCGGGAAGGCCGCCAAGAGGGGCAAGGACAAGGCTCCCGAGCCCTCCAAGAACGAGGACAGCTTCCAGATCGGCGTCCAGGACTGGCGCGACCCCGACTTGGTGGATGCTCCGAGCACTAAGGACAAGGATGACAAGCCGGAGCGGGCCGGTAGGACGGGAAATGTCGCAAAGGCGGCCAAGGATCTTAGCGGCCCCAAGGGCGGAAGCATCACTCCCGGGAGTGGCGAGTACAACCCTGACATGCCGCcggtcaaggccaagggcccCGCCTCTTCCGGAAAGGACTCGTCCTCCCACGGTGGCATCATGTCCAAGATCTtcggagacgacgacggtgccgatTTCTCCAAGGAGGACAAACCCCAGGACCCTCCCGCGCCAGAGCAGCCGAGCCCTGACGACGGccacgaagacgatgacgatgacgatccCATTGGCCACGATGGTCTCTGGGTCACCATCacgccctcgagcagctccAGTCCCTTCTTTGACACCCTCTTAGTCCTCGTCGTTAGCCCCCTCATCACCTTGAGTGTTGTCTACGCGCTGCTAATCCTACGCGCCCGCATCCGCCGAAGGCGCTGGAGAGCGCCCAAGTCGGTCGTCGAGCGTTTGCCGGTGCGCACCTATcacaccgtcgccgcctcgcccgtgcCTTCGCCCAGAATACCTTCGCCCACGATCGCTACCCCCACCACGCCCCTACTACAACAGACCCCCAcccggccgcggcctcgtTCTAGAACAACGACGGGAATCCCTGAGTCGGAGAGTCTGTTGTCCGTCAACGCAGCCCTGCAGATGCCTAGGTCGCCTCTGCGGCCCGAGCATGAAAAGCCAAACGGCAGCTACTCGAGTGAGTGGAAGAAGTATATGGGCAGACAGGTTGAGTGCGTTGTCTGTTTGGAGGAGTACGTCGACGGTGTCAGCCGCGTCATGAGCCTGCCCTGCGGCCACGAGTTCCACGCCGAGTGCAT CACGCCCTGGCTAACGACACGCCGTCGTACGTGCCCTATCTGCAAGGGTGACGTCGTCCGATCCCTCGCGCGCGGCTCCCCGTCCAGCCCCCGCTACGAAGCATACCACGACGACTctgacgacgaggtggaggccgaggcgtcCAGCTCGAGAGACaggggcgacgacgtcgagcagGGGATCCTCTCGCCGGCGCCTAGAGGACGCCAGACCCGACCAGACGGGTGGCTGGGCATGCTGTCAGGCAGCTTCGGCGCATCCTCTCGCGCGAGCCGATCACCGCAGCAGGATGACCGCAACAGGTGA